A window of Rhododendron vialii isolate Sample 1 chromosome 11a, ASM3025357v1 contains these coding sequences:
- the LOC131308000 gene encoding UDP-glycosyltransferase 87A1-like: MATCHVVAMPSPGRGHINPMMNLCKLLSSRRNDDILITFVVTEEWLGLIGSETKPDCIRFVTIPNVLPSELVRANDTVSFMEAVLTKIEEPFEGILDRLEAPVDVIVADTFLPWAVDVGRRRNIPVASFWPMPVTVFSMFYHFDLIAQNPHFPAEFPERAEVTVDNIPGLSPFRLSDLPSIFHLLNQQLLQRLFDVISKVPQAQYLLFNSVFELEPSVIDALQATFLFPVYSLGPLIPYFNLHYHNSSCLTAPNSVDYLEWLDSQPQSSVLYVSQGSFLSVSSAQMDEIIAGLLSSGVKYLLVARDKASSVKESFCGGLGMVVPWCDQLKVLCHPSVGGFFTHCGWNSIVESFFAGLPVLAFPIGMDQVPISKLVAEDWKIGWKAKGANGDLVRREEIAELVRRFMDSENVGRKELVERAREIRETCRHAIGKGGSSEKNFEAFMKDISK; this comes from the exons ATGGCGACATGCCACGTAGTAGCCATGCCTTCCCCAGGTAGAGGCCACATCAACCCCATGATGAACCTCTGCAAGTTGCTCTCTTCCCGGCGTAACGACGACATACTCATTACGTTTGTCGTCACGGAGGAGTGGCTCGGCCTAATCGGCTCCGAAACCAAGCCGGATTGCATCCGCTTCGTAACCATCCCCAACGTCCTGCCGTCGGAGCTGGTCCGAGCCAACGACACGGTCAGCTTCATGGAAGCCGTCCTGACTAAAATCGAGGAGCCGTTCGAGGGGATACTCGACCGGCTGGAGGCGCCGGTGGATGTTATTGTGGCTGATACTTTCTTGCCTTGGGCCGTTGATGTCGGGAGGAGAAGGAATATTCCGGTGGCTTCGTTCTGGCCGATGCCGGTGACTGTGTTTTCGATGTTTTACCATTTTGATCTTATCGCTCAAAACCCGCACTTCCCTGCTGAGTTTCCCG AAAGAGCAGAAGTGACGGTGGACAACATCCCAGGCCTATCTCCATTCCGTTTATCCGACCTTCCTAGCATCTTTCACCTTCTGAACCAACAACTCTTGCAAAGACTCTTTGACGTGATCTCCAAAGTACCCCAAGCACAATATCTCTTGTTCAACTCCGTTTTTGAGCTCGAGCCTTCAGTCATCGACGCTTTGCAAGCCACATTCCTGTTCCCCGTCTACTCTCTTGGCCCCCTCATACCTTACTTCAATCTGCATTACCATAATTCCTCTTGCCTCACCGCCCCAAACAGTGTTGACTACCTCGAATGGCTAGACTCTCAGCCTCAGAGTTCCGTTTTGTACGTTTCGCAAGGAAGTTTCCTTTCCGTATCAAGTGCCCAGATGGATGAAATTATAGCCGGCTTGCTCAGCAGCGGTGTGAAGTACTTGTTGGTGGCGCGTGACAAGGCGTCGAGTGTGAAAGAgtccttttgtggtggtttgggaaTGGTGGTGCCTTGGTGTGACCAATTGAAGGTGCTATGCCATCCGTCGGTTGGAGGATTTTTTACTCACTGCGGGTGGAATTCAATTGTGGAAAGTTTTTTCGCGGGGTTACCGGTACTTGCTTTTCCTATTGGAATGGATCAAGTCCCAATAAGTAAATTGGTTGCGGAAGATTGGAAGATTGGGTGGAAGGCGAAGGGCGCGAATGGTGATTTGGTGAGGAGGGAGGAAATTGCTGAGCTTGTGCGGAGGTTTATGGATTCAGAAAATGTTGGGAGGAAAGAACTGGTggaaagagcaagagaaatCCGAGAGACGTGTCGACACGCTATTGGAAAAGGAGGATCATCTGAGAAGAACTTCGAAGCTTTCATGAAAGATATCTCCAAATGA
- the LOC131308001 gene encoding uncharacterized protein LOC131308001 isoform X2, whose product MDATWWLCLCPVISHFFVIAFFASLFCGLDDVASRSPAAWKRMEFLTAILAEGNWFLVGTVSSLSMASVFEFMVVASSMDSLVLARLVMAQSTVVAVILLFQGYFLQAGVSFIPFLPAIYAMHNSLDKLYHYMPLASVSSFEVGTEKRSKTGGQNQNVANTTQMAIKVTNTVDVSATVAEKGLASVEDKCVVDLKYFEEGEGFCGSKSNAGCGD is encoded by the exons ATGGATGCGACGTGGTGGCTATGTTTATGCCCAGTTATATCGCATTTTTTCGTTATTGCGTTTTTCGCATCTCTGTTCTGTGGTCTCGATGATGTAGCCTCACGGTCTCCCGCTGCTTGGAAAAGGATGGAGTTTCTGACCGCAATCTTAG CCGAAGGAAATTGGTTCCTTGTTGGTAc TGTATCATCGTTATCTATGGCCTCCGTCTTTGAATTCATGGTGGTAGCATCTAGCATGGATTCTTTGGTTTTGGCAAGGTTGGTTATGGCTCAATCTACTGTGGTTGCCGTTATTCTCCTTTTTCAAGGCTATTTCCTTCAGGCTGGCGTCTCATTCATTCCTTTCCTCCCAGCAATCTATGCCATG CATAATTCGTTGGACAAACTCTATCACTACATGCCGTTAGCCTCTGTTTCTTCATTTGAGGTAGGAACGGAAAAGAGATCAAAAACTGGTGGGCAAAATCAGAATGTTGCTAACACCACGCAAATGGCGATCAAGGTCACAAATACCGTTGACGTGTCTGCTACTGTGGCTGAAAAAGGATTAGCTTCAGTGGAAGATAAGTGTGTGGTTGATTTGAAATACTTTGAGGAAGGTGAAGGATTCTGCGGCAGCAAAAGCAATGCTGGATGTGGAGACTAA
- the LOC131308001 gene encoding uncharacterized protein LOC131308001 isoform X1 produces the protein MDATWWLCLCPVISHFFVIAFFASLFCGLDDVASRSPAAWKRMEFLTAILGTHPFVIARVFRRSIYFVSAFLCAMTIDITTPSPPEIGKFISKALGQHYRTHVTFCICAWIHVSARLIAEGNWFLVGTVSSLSMASVFEFMVVASSMDSLVLARLVMAQSTVVAVILLFQGYFLQAGVSFIPFLPAIYAMHNSLDKLYHYMPLASVSSFEVGTEKRSKTGGQNQNVANTTQMAIKVTNTVDVSATVAEKGLASVEDKCVVDLKYFEEGEGFCGSKSNAGCGD, from the exons ATGGATGCGACGTGGTGGCTATGTTTATGCCCAGTTATATCGCATTTTTTCGTTATTGCGTTTTTCGCATCTCTGTTCTGTGGTCTCGATGATGTAGCCTCACGGTCTCCCGCTGCTTGGAAAAGGATGGAGTTTCTGACCGCAATCTTAGGTACCCATCCTTTCGTTATTGCTCGGGTGTTTCGCCGGAGTATTTATTTCGTTTCTGCTTTCCTTTGTGCTATGACTATAGATATTACGACACCATCTCCTCCCGAGATAGGAAAATTCATCTCCAAAGCTTTAGGTCAACATTACAGAACTCATGTTACGTTTTGTATTTGTGCTTGGATTCATGTGTCGGCCCGCCTAATAGCCGAAGGAAATTGGTTCCTTGTTGGTAc TGTATCATCGTTATCTATGGCCTCCGTCTTTGAATTCATGGTGGTAGCATCTAGCATGGATTCTTTGGTTTTGGCAAGGTTGGTTATGGCTCAATCTACTGTGGTTGCCGTTATTCTCCTTTTTCAAGGCTATTTCCTTCAGGCTGGCGTCTCATTCATTCCTTTCCTCCCAGCAATCTATGCCATG CATAATTCGTTGGACAAACTCTATCACTACATGCCGTTAGCCTCTGTTTCTTCATTTGAGGTAGGAACGGAAAAGAGATCAAAAACTGGTGGGCAAAATCAGAATGTTGCTAACACCACGCAAATGGCGATCAAGGTCACAAATACCGTTGACGTGTCTGCTACTGTGGCTGAAAAAGGATTAGCTTCAGTGGAAGATAAGTGTGTGGTTGATTTGAAATACTTTGAGGAAGGTGAAGGATTCTGCGGCAGCAAAAGCAATGCTGGATGTGGAGACTAA
- the LOC131307185 gene encoding F-box protein At3g07870-like → MDFCSSINDLPASIISDILSRLPTKTIIGCKSICKSWRNLLLEPYFANLHLSRSPTSLIIHQKGSYIPESDSDIVNLLEFQDESDGQNLRYDPVMKFDLRICYPDGQILLVGSVNGLLCFCDYTNECLFICNPTVRQYVTVPEPKHKTRYPSMIVYGFGFSSISGQYKLVQIYQKALSDPALGNCSYENLGEVYTLGTGKWRSIGTVPFGYDLRLYSVTLNGNIHWLICDMECPYSICAFDIENESFRGFSYVPGLSRGTLYKSLGLLEGRLCVCDNSSNSDLVIRVMKEYGVSESWTKEIVIRLESDLTCLLYAQVTPIKVWRNGDILMLWRDDFLCSYNPERNSLEQVVVPRESAHIVDRFIIYEMMLHVASFCSLKDFAMEKVDMF, encoded by the coding sequence atggatttttgtAGCTCCATAAATGATTTACCCGCGTCCATCATCTCCGACATTCTCTCCAGACTTCCCACGAAAACAATCATCGGTTGCAAATCCATTTGCAAATCCTGGCGCAACCTACTCCTCGAACCGTATTTCGCTAACTTACACCTCTCAAGATCACCCACCTCCCTTATCATTCACCAAAAGGGTTCCTACATTCCTGAGTCCGACTCCGACATTGTCAACTTACTCGAATTTCAGGATGAATCCGACGGCCAGAATCTTCGCTACGATCCAGTCATGAAATTCGATCTCAGAATCTGCTACCCAGATGGCCAAATCCTCTTGGTTGGATCCGTCAACGGGTTGTTGTGTTTCTGTGATTACACAAACGAGTGCCTTTTCATATGCAACCCAACGGTCAGACAATATGTCACAGTTCCAGAGCCTAAGCACAAAACAAGGTATCCCTCAATGATCGTTTATGGGTTTGGATTTAGCTCCATTTCTGGCCAATACAAGCTGGTACAGATTTACCAAAAGGCGCTTTCTGATCCGGCTCTAGGGAATTGTTCTTACGAGAATCTAGGGGAGGTGTACACGCTCGGAACTGGCAAATGGAGAAGCATTGGAACTGTCCCGTTTGGATATGATTTGCGCTTGTACAGTGTGACATTGAATGGAAACATCCACTGGCTAATTTGTGATATGGAGTGTCCTTATTCGATATGTGCTTTCGACATTGAGAATGAATCATTTCGAGGATTCTCTTATGTCCCTGGTCTTAGCAGGGGAACCCTTTATAAAAGCTTGGGATTATTAGAAGgtcgtttgtgtgtgtgtgataatAGCTCAAATTCTGATCTTGTCATCAGGGTAATGAAGGAGTATGGAGTGTCAGAGTCGTGGACGAAAGAGATTGTCATCAGGTTAGAATCTGATCTAACATGCTTGTTATATGCACAGGTTACCCCAATAAAGGTTTGGAGAAATGGGGATATATTGATGTTATGGCGCGACGACTTTTTGTGCTCGTACAATCCAGAAAGGAATTCCCTGGAACAAGTAGTTGTTCCGCGGGAGAGTGCCCATATTGTTGACCGTTTCATCATTTATGAGATGATGCTTCATGTCGCAAGCTTTTGCTCGCTCAAGGATTTCGCAATGGAAAAGGTCGATATGTTCTAA
- the LOC131307187 gene encoding LOW QUALITY PROTEIN: uncharacterized protein LOC131307187 (The sequence of the model RefSeq protein was modified relative to this genomic sequence to represent the inferred CDS: inserted 6 bases in 4 codons; substituted 1 base at 1 genomic stop codon) produces the protein MAAARIHCCNASRMELDPSSGGELDELRGDNEDGGGIGSGGGGVEMVLRMSSDSRSPVGRKIRTESXDAPYRRDHRGFSQSDLCKNWKRPGHYARECPNVAICHNCGFPGHLASKCTMKSLCCREPGHXAGSCPNEGICHTCGXAGHCARDCTTPPMPPGDLRLCNNCFKQGHIAADCTNDKACKNCRKTGHLAHDCRNEPVCNLCNISGHVARECPKGNAIEEXGSGGYVCRDIICRNCQQPGHMSRDCMGXLTICHNCGGRGHLVYKCPSGRFLD, from the exons ATGGCAGCAGCCCGAATACATTGTTGCAACGCATCTCGCATGGAGCTAGATCCTTCAAGTGGTGGAGAACTGGATGAGCTAAGAGGAGATAATGAAGAC GGAGGAGGCatcggcagtggtggtggtggtg TGGAGATGGTGTTGAGGATGAGCTCAGACAGCAGGAGCCCGGTGGGTCGCAAGATCCGTACTGAATC TGATGCACCTTACAGAAGGGACCACCGGGGTTTCAG CCAGAGCGATTTGTGCAAAAACTGGAAGCGGCCTGGTCATTATGCTAGAGAATGTCCTAATGTGGCAATCTGTCACAATTGTGGTTTTCCAG GGCACCTTGCGTCAAAATGCACCATGAAATCTCTATGCTGCCGAGAGCCTGGTC AGGCCGGGAGTTGTCCGAATGAGGGCATCTGCCACACTTGCGGCTAGGCGGGCCACTGCGCCAGAGACTGCACCACTCCCCCAATGCCACCTGGTGACCTGAGGCTGTGCAACAATTGCTTCAAGCAAGGCCATATTGCTGCTGACTGTACAAATGACAAGGCGTGCAAAAATTGTAGGAAGACTGGTCACCTTGCTCACGATTGCCGGAATGAACCTGTTTGCAACTTGTGCAACATTTCTGGGCATGTGGCCAGGGAATGCCCAAAAGGCAACGCTATTGAAGA GGGCAGCGGTGGTTATGTTTGTAGAGATATTATATGTCGGAACTGCCAGCAGCCGGGCCATATGAGCCGGGATTGCATGG GTTTGACGATCTGCCACAACTGTGGGGGTAGAGGACACCTTGTGTACAAGTGCCCCTCCGGAAGATTTTTGGACTGA